A genomic region of Sporolituus thermophilus DSM 23256 contains the following coding sequences:
- a CDS encoding cupin domain-containing protein has protein sequence MEKKFIKNIEFASAVELADLVKYQPGQVISLTFVQNDALSMTLFAFAKGEGVSTHSAPGDAMVYMLDGEAEITIGDKKLRAKKGEAVVMPADVPHGLDAVENFKMLLILVRR, from the coding sequence ATGGAAAAAAAATTCATTAAAAACATTGAATTCGCCAGCGCCGTGGAGTTGGCCGATTTAGTAAAATACCAGCCCGGCCAGGTGATTAGTCTGACCTTTGTCCAAAACGACGCACTGAGTATGACCTTATTTGCCTTTGCCAAAGGGGAAGGAGTCAGCACCCATTCCGCCCCTGGCGACGCCATGGTGTATATGCTGGACGGCGAAGCGGAAATTACCATTGGCGATAAAAAGCTGCGGGCCAAGAAAGGCGAGGCCGTTGTCATGCCGGCTGACGTCCCCCATGGTCTTGATGCCGTGGAAAACTTCAAAATGTTGTTAATTCTGGTAAGGAGGTAG
- the nirJ2 gene encoding putative heme d1 biosynthesis radical SAM protein NirJ2: MIISWNTTQACNINCLHCYRDAGAKRADELTTAEGKKLLGEIAKAGFKIMILSGGEPLLRPDLYELIRHARAVGLRPVIGTNGTLITPEVAKNLKDAGLAVAGISIDSLDRSHHDHFRGCSGAWEQTLRGIEACRQAGLPFQIHTTVTSWNEHEILAITDKAVELGAIAHHIFFLVPTGRGKDIEDTTLKTAQYEALLERILDKQARVPIEIKPTCAPQFMRIARQKGMAMRYTRGCLAGTSYCVILPNGDVHPCPYLPIRAGNVRDTAFDVLWQTSPLFGELRSGALKGACGRCGFTDICGGCRARAYYYSDGDYLAEEPWCSYGR, encoded by the coding sequence ATGATTATTTCCTGGAATACTACCCAGGCCTGCAATATTAATTGCCTGCACTGCTATCGCGATGCCGGGGCCAAACGGGCTGATGAGCTAACTACGGCGGAAGGTAAGAAGCTGCTTGGCGAAATTGCCAAAGCCGGGTTTAAGATTATGATTTTAAGCGGTGGTGAACCACTGCTTAGACCTGACCTTTACGAGCTGATCCGGCATGCCCGCGCGGTGGGACTGCGGCCGGTTATTGGTACTAATGGCACCCTTATTACGCCGGAGGTAGCGAAAAACCTTAAGGATGCCGGCCTGGCCGTGGCCGGGATTAGCATCGACAGTCTTGACCGGTCGCACCACGATCATTTTCGCGGTTGCAGCGGCGCCTGGGAGCAAACGCTGCGCGGCATTGAGGCCTGCCGGCAGGCGGGGCTGCCGTTCCAAATTCACACAACCGTCACCAGCTGGAACGAACACGAAATCCTGGCCATTACCGACAAAGCGGTTGAACTTGGCGCTATTGCCCATCACATCTTTTTCCTGGTGCCGACCGGCCGGGGCAAAGATATTGAGGACACGACGCTAAAGACGGCGCAGTATGAGGCATTATTGGAACGAATCCTGGACAAGCAGGCTCGGGTGCCGATCGAGATTAAGCCTACCTGCGCGCCGCAGTTCATGCGCATTGCCCGCCAAAAAGGCATGGCGATGCGGTACACGCGGGGCTGCCTGGCCGGTACGTCGTACTGCGTTATTTTGCCTAACGGCGATGTTCATCCCTGTCCTTATCTGCCCATCCGGGCGGGCAATGTCCGCGATACCGCTTTTGATGTACTGTGGCAGACCAGTCCGCTCTTTGGCGAGCTGCGGAGCGGAGCCCTCAAGGGTGCCTGCGGCCGCTGCGGTTTTACCGACATCTGCGGCGGCTGCCGGGCCCGCGCTTATTACTACTCTGACGGCGATTATCTGGCGGAAGAGCCCTGGTGCAGCTATGGGCGGTAG
- a CDS encoding radical SAM/SPASM domain-containing protein, whose translation MIGCTKLLCGTATVSDIVKYGRRAHNLPPQMLQFSSDATPIVVWNMTNRCNLSCQHCYISAEDREYAGELTTEEAKAFIDDLAAMKVPVLLFSGGEPLVRSDLFELGAYARDRGIRPVISTNGTLITPPVAERIRTTGFQYVGVSLDGNAEVHDRFRGRKDAFAETIAGIRNSLAAGNKTGIRFTVNKLNYHTLPEVLDLVEREKIPRFCLYHLVYAGRGRWMADLDISAEQKRQLIEFLIEKTQDFHRRGVETEILTTDNHADGIYILQYFERHQPERVNEVRQLLEMHGGCSAGQKMANVDPQGYVHACQFWGHKSLGNVRERPFSQIWQHTQDEFLLKLRDKSSHVEGRCGECRYKRLCGGCRIRAEAATGNLWGEDPACYLTDWKE comes from the coding sequence ATGATCGGTTGTACCAAATTACTGTGCGGCACGGCGACGGTGTCCGATATCGTAAAGTATGGACGGCGCGCGCACAATTTGCCGCCGCAGATGCTGCAGTTTTCGTCTGATGCTACTCCTATCGTCGTCTGGAATATGACTAACCGCTGCAACCTGTCGTGCCAGCACTGCTACATCAGCGCTGAGGATCGGGAGTACGCCGGTGAATTAACGACGGAAGAGGCAAAAGCATTCATCGACGACTTGGCGGCCATGAAGGTGCCGGTACTGCTTTTTTCCGGCGGGGAACCACTGGTACGGTCCGACCTGTTTGAGCTGGGGGCCTATGCCCGCGACCGCGGCATTCGTCCGGTTATTTCTACCAACGGCACGCTGATTACGCCGCCGGTAGCCGAGCGGATCCGAACCACAGGCTTTCAGTACGTCGGTGTCAGTCTCGACGGCAACGCGGAAGTCCATGACCGTTTCCGCGGCCGCAAGGACGCTTTTGCCGAAACAATCGCCGGCATTCGCAATTCGCTTGCCGCCGGCAATAAAACCGGCATTCGCTTTACGGTCAATAAGCTCAATTACCATACTCTGCCCGAGGTGCTTGACCTTGTGGAGCGGGAAAAAATCCCCCGCTTTTGCTTGTACCACCTGGTTTACGCCGGCCGCGGCCGGTGGATGGCCGACCTTGACATCTCGGCTGAACAGAAGCGGCAGTTGATTGAGTTCTTAATTGAAAAGACGCAGGACTTCCACCGCCGCGGCGTGGAAACCGAGATTTTAACAACCGATAATCATGCCGACGGCATCTATATTCTCCAATATTTTGAACGCCACCAGCCCGAGCGGGTCAACGAGGTGCGCCAATTACTGGAAATGCATGGCGGTTGTTCGGCCGGGCAGAAAATGGCCAATGTGGATCCCCAGGGCTATGTGCATGCTTGCCAATTTTGGGGCCATAAGTCGCTGGGCAATGTGCGGGAAAGGCCGTTCAGCCAGATCTGGCAGCACACCCAGGACGAGTTTCTGCTCAAACTGCGTGATAAAAGCAGCCATGTCGAAGGGCGCTGCGGCGAGTGCCGCTACAAGCGTCTGTGCGGCGGCTGCCGCATCCGGGCGGAGGCGGCAACCGGCAATCTGTGGGGCGAAGATCCGGCCTGCTATCTGACCGACTGGAAGGAGTAA
- a CDS encoding 2-hydroxyacid dehydrogenase: MKKYQVVVAGKMRACALAKINSECHVRQWDKIEPIPRNLLYEWLADAEGLVSTGDVRVDDELLAHAPHLRVIAQASVGYDNVDIAACTRRGIPFGNTPGVLVEATADLTFGLLLCAARRIHEGWNQVASGRWLNNHDVPFGIDLYGKTLGIVGMGRIGAAVARRARACGMQVIYHNRSRRADDEHLGAAYVAFDDLLAQADCIVVLVPLSPASRGMFGRAEFAKMKRTAYFINAARGGLVDTQALYDALKEGQIAYAALDVTDPEPLPGDHPLLTLPNVLITPHIGSATHETRDRMAMLTADNLLAGLAGRPLPACVNPEVNYRP; this comes from the coding sequence GTGAAAAAGTATCAAGTTGTCGTCGCCGGTAAAATGCGTGCCTGCGCCCTTGCCAAAATAAACAGCGAGTGTCACGTCCGCCAGTGGGATAAAATTGAGCCCATTCCCCGCAACCTGCTCTATGAGTGGCTGGCTGACGCCGAGGGCCTTGTCTCCACCGGCGACGTGCGAGTCGACGACGAACTCTTGGCCCACGCGCCACACCTGCGCGTTATCGCCCAAGCCTCGGTCGGTTACGACAATGTGGACATTGCCGCCTGCACCCGCCGCGGCATCCCGTTCGGCAACACGCCTGGCGTACTGGTGGAAGCGACGGCCGACCTTACCTTCGGCTTACTGCTCTGCGCCGCCCGCCGCATTCATGAAGGCTGGAACCAGGTGGCCAGCGGACGGTGGCTCAACAATCATGACGTGCCCTTCGGCATCGACCTGTATGGCAAAACGTTAGGCATCGTCGGCATGGGCCGGATCGGCGCCGCGGTAGCCCGGCGGGCGAGGGCCTGCGGCATGCAAGTTATCTACCACAACCGCAGCCGCCGCGCCGACGACGAACACCTGGGCGCCGCCTATGTCGCGTTTGACGACCTCTTAGCCCAGGCCGACTGCATCGTCGTCCTCGTTCCCTTGTCACCCGCCAGCCGGGGCATGTTCGGGCGCGCCGAGTTTGCCAAAATGAAACGGACAGCCTACTTTATCAATGCCGCCCGCGGCGGCCTTGTCGACACCCAAGCCCTTTACGACGCCCTGAAAGAAGGCCAAATTGCCTACGCCGCCCTCGATGTCACCGACCCCGAACCGCTGCCCGGCGACCATCCCCTTCTTACCCTGCCCAACGTCCTCATTACGCCCCATATCGGCAGCGCAACCCACGAGACGCGCGACCGCATGGCCATGCTTACCGCCGATAACCTGCTGGCCGGCCTAGCCGGGCGGCCCCTGCCAGCTTGCGTTAACCCGGAAGTAAACTACCGCCCATAG